A stretch of Rhizobium glycinendophyticum DNA encodes these proteins:
- a CDS encoding helix-turn-helix domain-containing protein, whose protein sequence is MSEKLTYSNIFESITEDTSLAADLQFRSDLMMTLIDIIEHKGWKQSEIAEALDIPQPRVSELLRGKISLFSSDRLIGYLAKLGYRLRPSVDGEHRVICSVEPAAA, encoded by the coding sequence ATGTCGGAAAAGCTTACCTACAGCAACATCTTCGAGTCGATCACGGAAGACACGTCGCTTGCTGCGGACTTGCAATTCCGTTCGGATCTGATGATGACGCTGATCGACATCATCGAGCACAAGGGCTGGAAGCAGTCTGAGATTGCCGAGGCGCTCGACATTCCCCAGCCTCGCGTGAGCGAATTGCTGCGTGGCAAGATCAGCCTGTTTTCCTCGGATCGGCTGATTGGATATCTGGCCAAGCTCGGCTACCGTCTGCGCCCGTCGGTTGACGGCGAACACCGGGTGATTTGCTCGGTGGAGCCGGCAGCGGCTTGA
- a CDS encoding Dabb family protein, protein MIQHCVFLRFKAAVQEAEKQAIYAAIAELKDVVPGMLEVKSGPNVSPEGLSGGYNDGFIVTFEDELVRDYYLKHPQHVAVGERIVHATDGGLAGILVFDLAH, encoded by the coding sequence ATGATCCAGCACTGCGTGTTCCTGCGCTTCAAGGCCGCTGTCCAGGAGGCCGAGAAGCAGGCGATCTATGCCGCGATCGCGGAACTGAAAGATGTCGTGCCCGGCATGCTGGAGGTGAAGTCGGGCCCGAATGTCTCGCCCGAGGGCCTGAGCGGCGGTTATAACGACGGCTTCATCGTCACCTTCGAGGACGAACTGGTCCGCGACTACTATCTGAAGCACCCGCAACACGTCGCCGTCGGCGAACGCATCGTACACGCGACCGATGGTGGCCTCGCCGGCATCCTGGTCTTCGACCTCGCCCATTGA
- a CDS encoding metal ABC transporter solute-binding protein, Zn/Mn family, which produces MIRKLSLLSALPLIASLYGSTALAGEPVKVVASFTVLADVVAQVGGDHVEVSSLVGPNGDPHEFEPSPSDAKALKAAKVTFISGEGLEGWMERLISASGYEGKPVVVSDGITLRSMEEDGETVTDPHVWNSPVNVKVWVDNIAAALAKADPDDAADFAANAKAYKDKLDTLDAYAHEKFDAVPEASRKILTSHDAFGYLGREYGVTFLSPLGLSTETEASAADVAQLIEQIKTEHVKTYFLENSNDPRLVEQIAGATGAQSGGELYVESLSEKDGPAPTYEQMFRYNVDQLSAAMAKSS; this is translated from the coding sequence ATGATCCGCAAGCTCTCCCTTCTCTCCGCCCTCCCCCTGATCGCGTCGCTTTACGGTTCCACGGCGCTGGCCGGCGAACCGGTCAAGGTGGTTGCCTCCTTCACCGTGCTCGCCGATGTCGTGGCGCAGGTGGGCGGCGATCATGTCGAGGTGTCCAGCCTGGTCGGGCCGAATGGCGACCCGCATGAATTCGAGCCATCTCCATCAGATGCCAAGGCGTTGAAGGCGGCCAAGGTCACCTTCATCAGCGGCGAGGGCCTGGAAGGCTGGATGGAACGGCTCATCTCGGCCTCGGGTTATGAAGGCAAGCCGGTGGTCGTGTCCGACGGGATTACGCTCCGCAGCATGGAAGAGGACGGTGAGACCGTGACCGATCCGCATGTCTGGAACAGCCCCGTCAATGTGAAGGTCTGGGTCGACAATATCGCGGCAGCCCTTGCGAAGGCCGATCCTGACGACGCGGCGGATTTCGCAGCCAATGCCAAAGCCTACAAGGACAAGCTCGACACTCTGGATGCCTATGCGCATGAAAAGTTCGATGCGGTTCCGGAGGCCAGCCGCAAGATCCTGACCAGCCACGACGCCTTCGGCTATCTCGGCCGGGAATATGGCGTGACCTTCCTGTCGCCGCTCGGGCTATCGACCGAGACGGAAGCGTCGGCCGCCGACGTCGCCCAACTGATCGAGCAGATCAAGACGGAGCATGTGAAGACCTATTTCCTGGAGAACTCCAACGATCCGCGCCTGGTCGAGCAGATCGCCGGTGCGACCGGGGCGCAGTCGGGCGGGGAGCTTTACGTCGAATCGCTGTCGGAGAAGGACGGCCCGGCGCCGACCTATGAGCAGATGTTCCGCTACAATGTCGACCAGCTCTCGGCCGCCATGGCGAAATCGAGCTGA
- a CDS encoding metal ABC transporter permease, which translates to MSAFDLLIAPFADYGFMRRALMAAVCLGFSAGPIGVFLLLRRMSLMGDAMSHAVLPGAAIGYLVAGSLSLTAMGIGGLVAGLSVAVLSGLVSRSTVLQEDASFASFYLASLALGVLIVSLRGSNIDLLHVLFGTILAIDAPALTQIGAISTLTLVALALIYRPLVLECLDPGFLRAVGGRGSLYHFAFLLLVVINLVASFQALGTLMAVGLMMLPAAVAQLWARTLPGMLAVSAVTAIVSSYVGLIASFHLELASGPTIILTAAILYGLSILIAPMGIARRFLRLPHLKA; encoded by the coding sequence ATGAGCGCCTTCGACCTGCTGATTGCGCCCTTTGCCGATTACGGCTTCATGCGCCGCGCCTTGATGGCGGCCGTCTGCCTCGGCTTCAGCGCCGGGCCGATTGGGGTGTTCCTGCTCTTGCGGCGGATGAGCCTGATGGGCGATGCGATGAGCCATGCAGTGCTGCCCGGTGCTGCCATCGGCTATCTGGTCGCCGGTTCGCTGTCGCTGACGGCCATGGGCATTGGCGGGCTGGTTGCCGGCCTTTCAGTCGCCGTTCTCTCCGGCCTCGTCAGCCGCTCCACGGTGCTGCAGGAGGATGCGAGCTTTGCCAGTTTCTATCTGGCGTCGCTCGCACTCGGGGTGCTGATCGTCTCGCTGCGCGGCTCCAATATCGATCTCCTGCATGTGCTGTTCGGCACGATCCTCGCCATCGACGCGCCGGCGCTAACGCAGATCGGCGCGATCAGCACGCTAACGCTTGTGGCGCTGGCGCTGATCTATCGGCCGCTGGTGCTGGAATGCCTCGATCCCGGCTTCCTGCGGGCCGTCGGCGGCCGTGGCTCCCTCTATCACTTTGCCTTCCTGCTGCTCGTGGTCATCAACCTCGTCGCCAGCTTCCAGGCGCTGGGCACGCTGATGGCGGTGGGGTTGATGATGCTGCCGGCGGCGGTGGCGCAGCTCTGGGCGCGGACTTTGCCGGGCATGTTGGCGGTCTCCGCAGTGACGGCGATCGTTTCCAGCTATGTCGGCCTGATCGCCTCCTTCCACCTCGAACTCGCCTCCGGCCCGACGATCATCCTGACCGCCGCCATTCTCTACGGCCTGTCGATCCTCATCGCCCCGATGGGCATCGCCCGCCGCTTCCTGCGCCTGCCGCATCTCAAGGCCTGA
- a CDS encoding metal ABC transporter ATP-binding protein has product MSLIRIDNLTLTYRRHPAVHHLSGVIRKGSLTAVAGPNGAGKSTLLKAIMGEIRPSEGRIEHALTAHDFGYLPQAVEINRRFPISVLDTVMLGAWRRVGAFGRTGREETDRAREALSTVGLEGFERREIGSLSAGQFQRVLFARLLLQDAQVILLDEPFTAIDARTTRDLIDLVAGWHGAGRTVIAVLHDLEQVRSHFPETLLLARELIGWGATGDVLTPANLLSMRSMAERWDEDAEVCQPDGKLGRTAA; this is encoded by the coding sequence ATGAGCCTGATCCGCATCGACAACCTGACGCTGACCTATCGACGGCATCCGGCCGTGCACCATCTCTCTGGCGTGATCCGCAAGGGTAGCCTGACGGCGGTGGCCGGACCGAACGGGGCAGGAAAATCCACGCTGCTGAAGGCGATCATGGGTGAAATCCGCCCTTCCGAGGGCCGCATAGAACATGCTCTCACCGCGCATGACTTCGGTTATCTGCCGCAGGCAGTCGAGATCAACCGACGCTTTCCGATCAGCGTGCTCGACACCGTCATGCTCGGTGCCTGGCGGCGGGTGGGCGCGTTCGGGCGTACAGGCCGGGAAGAGACGGACAGAGCGCGCGAAGCACTTTCGACTGTCGGGCTCGAGGGATTCGAGCGGCGCGAGATCGGCTCGCTGTCGGCCGGGCAGTTCCAGCGCGTGCTGTTTGCGCGGCTGCTGCTGCAGGACGCGCAGGTGATCCTGCTCGACGAACCCTTCACCGCCATCGACGCCCGCACCACCCGCGACCTGATCGATCTCGTTGCGGGCTGGCATGGCGCGGGCCGCACCGTCATCGCAGTGCTGCATGACCTCGAGCAAGTGCGCAGCCACTTTCCCGAGACGCTGCTTCTGGCACGCGAACTGATCGGCTGGGGTGCGACCGGGGACGTTCTGACACCGGCCAATCTGCTTTCGATGCGCAGCATGGCCGAGCGCTGGGACGAGGATGCAGAGGTCTGTCAGCCGGACGGCAAGCTCGGGAGGACGGCGGCATGA
- a CDS encoding peroxiredoxin, which yields MTIAIGDTLPKATFKEKTTDGAVEISTDELFAGKKVVLFAVPGAFTPTCTLNHLPGYLENRDALMERGVDDIAVVSVNDWHVMGAWAQHSGGMGKIHFLADWDASFTKAMGLDMDLSAGALGVRSKRYSMLVEDGVVKSLNIEENPGQATVSSAATMIEQL from the coding sequence ATGACCATTGCAATTGGCGACACGCTGCCCAAGGCAACCTTCAAGGAAAAGACGACTGATGGTGCCGTCGAGATCAGCACCGACGAGCTGTTCGCCGGCAAGAAGGTCGTGCTGTTTGCCGTGCCGGGCGCCTTTACCCCGACCTGCACCTTGAATCATCTTCCGGGCTATCTGGAAAACCGAGATGCTCTGATGGAGCGTGGCGTCGACGACATCGCCGTCGTCTCGGTGAATGACTGGCATGTCATGGGCGCATGGGCCCAGCATTCGGGCGGCATGGGCAAGATCCACTTCCTCGCCGACTGGGATGCCTCCTTCACCAAGGCGATGGGTCTCGACATGGATCTTTCGGCCGGCGCGCTCGGCGTGCGATCGAAGCGGTATTCCATGCTGGTCGAGGACGGCGTGGTGAAGAGCCTCAACATCGAGGAAAACCCCGGCCAGGCGACCGTCTCGTCTGCCGCGACGATGATCGAGCAGCTCTGA
- a CDS encoding protein-disulfide reductase DsbD domain-containing protein: MIHRLSTLPLPPRRVFPEALLASLAGLIAMAPLCLAAFTGVAQAASSDWAVNEGGRMRLVLLPAKDDGSREGVLLVEPKKGWITYWREPGDVGIPPSITPAPGSSFTVARVDFPVPKLLSTGDMQDVGYDHPVALPLQLANAGGDAPFKISAFVGVCQNICIPFQADLTVDPASQVGSDPQEVALVEDAKRQLPPGPSTDFQVTRLVMQPDLKSLSVSLRLPSGAPAPQVIISGPVGHVYVDGKPSAGAAGETVVTVPIGKLPKGYTMAGKRWGILVVAGDRAMETTLAFD; encoded by the coding sequence ATGATCCACCGTCTGAGCACCCTTCCCCTTCCCCCCCGACGCGTCTTTCCAGAGGCCTTGCTCGCCTCGCTGGCGGGCCTCATTGCCATGGCGCCGCTCTGTCTCGCAGCTTTCACCGGCGTCGCACAGGCCGCCAGCAGCGACTGGGCTGTGAACGAAGGCGGGCGCATGCGCCTTGTGCTGTTGCCGGCGAAGGATGACGGGAGCCGCGAGGGCGTTTTGCTGGTCGAGCCGAAGAAGGGATGGATCACCTATTGGAGAGAGCCGGGCGATGTCGGCATTCCGCCGTCGATCACGCCGGCGCCCGGATCAAGCTTTACCGTCGCTCGTGTCGATTTCCCCGTGCCGAAACTTTTGTCCACAGGCGACATGCAGGATGTCGGCTATGACCACCCGGTGGCCCTGCCACTGCAACTCGCCAATGCTGGCGGGGATGCGCCGTTCAAGATCTCCGCCTTTGTCGGCGTGTGCCAGAACATCTGCATCCCCTTTCAGGCGGACCTGACCGTCGATCCCGCTTCTCAAGTGGGAAGCGATCCGCAGGAGGTGGCGCTGGTCGAGGACGCCAAGCGGCAATTGCCGCCCGGGCCGAGCACGGACTTCCAGGTGACGCGCCTTGTGATGCAGCCGGATCTGAAGAGCCTTTCAGTGTCGCTGCGGCTGCCCTCCGGCGCTCCTGCCCCGCAGGTGATCATCAGCGGCCCGGTTGGCCATGTTTACGTCGACGGCAAACCTTCCGCCGGTGCGGCTGGTGAGACGGTCGTGACGGTGCCGATCGGCAAGCTGCCGAAGGGTTATACGATGGCCGGCAAGAGATGGGGCATCCTCGTGGTGGCCGGTGACCGCGCCATGGAAACCACGCTTGCCTTTGACTGA
- a CDS encoding YqgE/AlgH family protein yields the protein MALSSKTSLRERGFLDGQLLIAMPGMADGNFARAVVYICAHSDAGAMGFIINRSQSVTFADLLLHLELIDRNDAIMLPDHARHFPIQCGGPVEQNRGFVLHSDDYLSDSSIPVSDDISLTATLDIVRAISDGRGPRHATMLLGYAGWGPGQLEEEIAQNGWLNCAATEDLIFDRSLDNKYDRALALMGINPAMLSMDAGHA from the coding sequence ATGGCATTGTCGTCGAAGACATCCTTGAGAGAGCGCGGCTTTCTGGACGGCCAGTTGCTGATCGCCATGCCCGGCATGGCAGACGGCAATTTCGCCCGCGCCGTCGTCTATATCTGCGCCCATTCGGATGCCGGCGCCATGGGCTTCATCATCAATCGCTCGCAATCGGTCACCTTCGCCGATCTCCTGCTGCATCTCGAACTGATCGACCGCAACGACGCGATCATGCTGCCCGATCACGCCCGCCATTTTCCCATTCAATGCGGCGGCCCGGTCGAGCAGAACCGCGGCTTCGTGCTGCATTCCGATGACTATCTCTCCGATAGCTCCATCCCCGTCAGCGACGATATCTCGCTGACCGCCACGCTCGACATCGTCCGCGCCATCTCCGACGGCCGCGGCCCGCGCCACGCCACGATGCTGCTCGGTTATGCCGGCTGGGGTCCGGGACAGCTGGAAGAGGAAATCGCCCAGAATGGCTGGCTGAATTGCGCCGCCACCGAAGACCTGATCTTCGATCGCAGCCTCGACAACAAATATGACCGTGCCTTAGCGCTGATGGGCATCAACCCGGCCATGCTGTCGATGGATGCGGGGCACGCGTGA
- a CDS encoding LysE family translocator, giving the protein MPSTDILLAFFITTAVFAFIPGPAMLYVAARTLAADRRAGLMATFGIHVGCYVHVVAAAAGLSILFHLVPTLYLAVKLAGAAYLIYLGFRMIRATRSKGPASETLLPQKSAGRAFVESMFVEVLNPKTAIFFLAFLPQFIDADASFPVWLQFVILGTVVNVMFTMADIACVMAASTVTKRLARVSSLQRNLQRAGGAVLVGLGLHVAFQRT; this is encoded by the coding sequence ATGCCCTCCACCGATATCCTGCTCGCCTTCTTCATCACCACCGCCGTCTTTGCCTTCATTCCGGGTCCCGCCATGCTCTATGTCGCGGCCCGCACGCTGGCCGCCGATCGCCGCGCCGGGTTGATGGCAACGTTTGGCATTCATGTCGGCTGCTACGTGCATGTGGTGGCCGCCGCCGCCGGCTTGTCGATCCTCTTCCACCTGGTGCCGACGCTCTATCTGGCGGTGAAGCTCGCAGGGGCTGCATACCTGATCTATCTCGGTTTCCGCATGATCCGTGCCACCCGCTCGAAGGGGCCGGCAAGCGAGACCCTGCTGCCGCAGAAATCAGCCGGCCGCGCCTTCGTCGAAAGCATGTTTGTCGAAGTACTCAATCCGAAGACGGCGATCTTCTTCCTTGCCTTCCTGCCGCAGTTCATCGATGCCGACGCGAGCTTCCCCGTCTGGCTGCAATTCGTCATTCTGGGAACAGTGGTTAACGTCATGTTCACGATGGCCGACATCGCCTGCGTCATGGCCGCAAGCACCGTCACCAAACGCCTGGCGCGGGTGTCGTCCCTGCAACGCAATCTGCAAAGGGCAGGGGGCGCTGTGCTCGTCGGGCTTGGCCTGCACGTCGCTTTTCAGAGAACCTGA
- a CDS encoding EAL domain-containing protein: protein MLSALCFGYAAPALAVEPVKIARDDTALDLTATTEIYTNQGAAFQVSTAAGADGIRRRIEVRSDSEDHQGDWAVFALANVSEEQLERVIVAPHFRLSGSKMFWPDLGSQRIMAITPSEGFALDRVPSADADVFRITLNPGTVITFVAELASPNLPQIYLWEPDVYKDTVNAFTLYRGIVLGIAGLLAVFLTILFVVKGTSMLPAAAALAWAVLAYICVDFGFLEKLISITSSDVRIWRAGAEVALASSLVIFLFTYLNLNRWHVHLGYATLAWVLGLAALFGVAIVDPSIAAGIARMSFALTGVVGIGLIIYLGFNRYDRAVLLVPTWVLILVWLFGGWMTVTGQLSNDIIQPALGGGLVLIVLLIGFTVMQHAFAGGAYQQGLFSDLERQSLALTGSGDTVWDWDVARDRVVTSPDVSVRLGLSPGTMHGPARNWLPRLHPDDRDRFRATLDVLLEHRKGRLSHEFRIRAEDGHFHWLKIRARPVLGSNGEVIRCVGTIIDVTEQKNSIDRLLVDAMHDNLTGLPNREVFLDRLQAILSLASTSESVRPTVLAIDIDRYKQVNDALGIAAGDNILIAITRRLRRLLKPQDTLARLSGDEFGLILVSEKDPAKIADFADAVSKAIMVPLNFANREISLTASIGLVSWVDQQESATSLLADAELAMYRAKRAGGNRVEPFRPAFRTVSTDRLQLETDLRRAIERKELSMAYQPIVRLSNGEIAGFEALMRWDHPKRGNIPPTEFIPIAEMSDLIEPLGMFALERASTDLMDWERQTGELPLFVSVNLSSAQLISSEIYNDVRAMLTKTQCDPKRIKLELTESVVMENPEQARLMLQKLKDTGISLALDDFGTGYSSLAYLTRFPFDTIKLDKALVCDQSDKRAVLLRSVVAMARGLDMQVVAEGIQSDQDAADLAMMGCEFGQSYLFGPPLGSESVLRLLKERFPLMKRA from the coding sequence ATGCTATCGGCCCTTTGCTTCGGTTATGCAGCACCGGCCTTAGCGGTCGAGCCGGTGAAGATCGCGCGCGACGATACGGCGCTTGATCTGACCGCGACCACCGAAATCTATACCAACCAGGGTGCGGCCTTCCAGGTTTCCACCGCCGCCGGCGCCGATGGGATCCGCCGGCGCATCGAGGTGCGTTCGGACTCGGAGGACCATCAGGGCGACTGGGCCGTGTTCGCGCTCGCCAATGTCTCGGAAGAGCAACTGGAAAGGGTGATCGTCGCACCGCATTTCCGGCTTTCGGGGTCGAAGATGTTCTGGCCCGACCTCGGCTCTCAGCGCATCATGGCGATCACGCCCTCGGAAGGCTTTGCGCTCGACCGCGTGCCGAGCGCCGATGCTGACGTTTTCCGCATCACATTGAACCCCGGCACCGTCATTACCTTCGTCGCGGAACTCGCCTCGCCCAACCTGCCGCAGATCTATCTGTGGGAACCGGATGTGTACAAAGACACGGTCAACGCGTTCACGCTCTATCGCGGCATCGTGCTCGGCATCGCAGGCCTGCTCGCCGTATTCCTGACCATCCTCTTCGTCGTCAAGGGCACATCCATGCTGCCGGCGGCAGCCGCACTTGCCTGGGCGGTCCTTGCCTATATCTGCGTCGACTTCGGTTTCCTCGAAAAGCTGATCTCGATCACTTCTTCCGACGTGCGAATATGGCGTGCCGGGGCCGAGGTGGCGCTCGCCTCGTCGCTCGTCATCTTCCTTTTCACCTATCTCAACCTCAACCGCTGGCATGTGCATCTCGGCTATGCGACCCTTGCCTGGGTGCTGGGTCTCGCCGCACTGTTCGGTGTTGCGATCGTCGATCCCTCGATTGCCGCCGGGATCGCGCGTATGTCCTTCGCGCTGACCGGCGTCGTTGGCATTGGCCTGATCATCTATCTCGGCTTCAACCGCTACGACCGCGCCGTTCTTCTGGTGCCGACCTGGGTGTTGATTCTGGTCTGGCTGTTCGGCGGCTGGATGACCGTGACTGGACAGCTCTCGAACGACATCATCCAGCCGGCGCTCGGCGGCGGGCTGGTGCTCATCGTTCTGCTAATCGGCTTTACGGTCATGCAGCACGCCTTTGCCGGCGGCGCCTATCAGCAGGGGCTGTTCTCCGATCTCGAGCGTCAGTCGCTGGCGCTCACCGGCTCGGGCGACACCGTGTGGGACTGGGACGTGGCGCGCGACCGCGTCGTCACCAGCCCGGACGTTTCCGTGCGTCTCGGCCTGTCACCCGGCACCATGCATGGGCCGGCCCGCAACTGGCTGCCGCGCCTGCATCCCGACGACCGCGACCGTTTTCGTGCGACGCTCGACGTGCTGCTGGAGCATCGCAAGGGGCGGCTTAGCCATGAGTTCCGTATCCGCGCTGAAGACGGGCATTTCCACTGGCTGAAGATCCGGGCGCGACCGGTCCTCGGATCGAATGGCGAAGTCATCCGCTGCGTCGGCACCATTATCGATGTCACCGAGCAGAAGAACTCGATCGACCGGCTTCTGGTCGATGCCATGCACGACAACCTGACGGGCCTGCCGAACCGCGAGGTCTTCCTCGACCGGTTGCAGGCGATCCTGTCTCTCGCCTCGACCTCGGAAAGCGTTCGGCCGACGGTGCTGGCGATCGACATCGACCGCTACAAGCAGGTCAACGATGCGCTGGGTATTGCCGCCGGCGACAATATCCTGATTGCCATCACACGACGCCTGCGCCGGCTCTTGAAGCCGCAGGATACGCTGGCGCGCCTCTCCGGCGACGAATTCGGCCTGATCCTGGTGTCGGAAAAGGATCCGGCCAAGATCGCGGACTTTGCCGATGCCGTCTCCAAGGCGATCATGGTGCCGCTCAACTTCGCCAATCGCGAGATCAGCCTGACGGCTTCGATCGGACTTGTGTCCTGGGTGGACCAGCAGGAAAGTGCGACGAGCCTGCTCGCGGATGCCGAGCTTGCGATGTATCGGGCGAAACGTGCCGGGGGGAACCGGGTCGAGCCGTTCCGCCCTGCCTTCCGCACCGTCAGCACCGACCGCTTGCAACTGGAGACGGACCTGCGCCGCGCCATCGAGCGCAAGGAGCTGTCGATGGCCTATCAGCCGATCGTGCGGCTGTCGAACGGCGAGATCGCCGGCTTCGAGGCGCTGATGCGCTGGGATCATCCGAAGCGCGGCAATATTCCGCCGACGGAATTCATTCCGATCGCGGAGATGTCCGACCTGATCGAGCCGCTCGGGATGTTCGCGCTGGAGCGCGCCTCGACCGACCTGATGGACTGGGAGCGCCAGACCGGCGAACTGCCGCTGTTCGTCTCGGTCAACCTGTCCTCGGCGCAGCTGATCTCTAGCGAGATCTACAACGACGTGCGCGCCATGCTGACCAAGACCCAGTGTGACCCGAAGCGGATCAAGCTGGAGCTGACAGAGAGCGTCGTGATGGAGAATCCGGAACAGGCGCGCCTGATGCTGCAGAAGCTGAAGGACACGGGCATCAGCCTGGCGCTCGACGATTTCGGAACCGGCTATTCCTCGCTCGCCTATCTGACCCGCTTCCCCTTCGACACGATCAAGCTCGACAAGGCGCTGGTCTGCGACCAGTCCGACAAGCGCGCCGTTCTCCTGCGCTCCGTCGTCGCCATGGCGCGCGGGCTCGACATGCAGGTGGTGGCCGAGGGCATCCAGAGTGATCAGGACGCCGCCGACCTGGCGATGATGGGCTGCGAATTCGGCCAGAGCTACCTATTCGGCCCGCCGCTCGGTTCGGAGTCGGTGCTAAGGCTCCTGAAGGAACGGTTTCCGCTGATGAAGCGGGCGTGA
- a CDS encoding GNAT family N-acetyltransferase, whose product MTRSVFRFLSRQAELPELVSDRHLLRLARYRDFEPWHALRRDSRAFLQPWEPTWRADELTERAFRQRVLRNEQEYHSGMAVPFFLFERESGDLLGGLTIGLIRRGASQACMIGYWMGEKHAGKGHMFAALQLAIPYIFGPLELHRIEAACIPDNVNSVNLLEKAGFEREGLLREYLKINGEWRDHVLFSKIAPARGRNGKAGS is encoded by the coding sequence ATGACGCGCTCGGTCTTTCGGTTTCTGTCGCGACAGGCGGAGCTACCGGAACTCGTCAGCGACCGCCACCTGCTGCGCCTCGCCCGCTACCGCGATTTCGAGCCCTGGCATGCGCTCAGACGCGACAGCCGCGCCTTCCTGCAGCCCTGGGAGCCGACGTGGCGGGCCGACGAACTGACCGAGCGGGCCTTCCGGCAACGCGTGCTGCGCAACGAGCAGGAATATCATTCGGGCATGGCCGTGCCGTTCTTCCTCTTCGAACGCGAAAGCGGGGACCTGCTCGGCGGCCTCACCATCGGCCTGATCCGACGGGGCGCATCGCAGGCTTGCATGATTGGATACTGGATGGGCGAAAAACATGCGGGCAAGGGCCATATGTTTGCCGCACTTCAACTGGCTATTCCCTACATCTTCGGGCCGCTCGAGTTGCACCGCATCGAGGCAGCCTGTATTCCCGACAACGTCAACAGCGTAAACCTGCTGGAAAAGGCGGGATTTGAGCGAGAAGGTCTTTTGCGCGAATATCTGAAAATCAACGGAGAGTGGCGCGATCACGTGCTGTTTTCGAAGATCGCCCCGGCAAGGGGACGGAACGGCAAAGCAGGTTCATGA
- a CDS encoding M16 family metallopeptidase gives MNVECTRLASGLTVVTETMPHLESVALGTWIKSGSRNETEAEHGIAHLLEHMAFKGTQRRSARQIAEEIENVGGELNAATSTETTSYYARVLKDNVPLAVDILADILTDSVFDEEELEREKHVILQEIGAADDTPDDVVFDRFSERAFQDQTIGRSILGTPETVQSFSSDQIRAYLSRNYTTDRMFVVAAGAVDHDAFVKQVEERFASLPTQPSAAPVMDVARYTGGEAREERDLMDTQVLLGFEGKAYHMRDFYCSQILANILGGGMSSRLFQEVREIRGLCYSVYAFHWGFSDTGIFGIHAATGGDNLPELVPVIIDELRKASQHIDEQEIERSRAQIRAQLLMGQESPAARAGQIARQMMLYGRTIPNQEMMERLAGITTQRLTDLAGRLFFDTAPTLSAIGPVEKLVSLDEIAGALSTQPKGARKAAG, from the coding sequence ATGAATGTTGAGTGCACCCGGCTCGCCTCGGGTTTGACGGTCGTAACGGAGACCATGCCGCATCTGGAAAGCGTGGCGCTCGGAACCTGGATCAAGTCCGGGTCGCGCAACGAGACGGAAGCGGAGCATGGGATTGCCCATCTCCTGGAACACATGGCTTTCAAGGGGACGCAGCGCCGCAGCGCCCGCCAGATCGCCGAGGAGATCGAGAATGTCGGGGGTGAACTCAATGCCGCCACCTCGACCGAAACGACCTCCTATTATGCCCGCGTGCTGAAGGACAACGTGCCGCTGGCCGTCGACATTCTCGCCGACATCCTGACGGACTCGGTGTTCGACGAGGAAGAGCTCGAGCGGGAAAAACACGTCATTCTGCAGGAGATCGGCGCTGCCGACGACACGCCTGACGACGTCGTCTTCGACCGGTTTTCCGAGCGCGCTTTCCAGGACCAGACGATCGGCCGCAGCATTCTTGGCACGCCGGAGACGGTGCAATCCTTCTCCAGCGATCAGATCCGCGCCTATCTCTCGCGCAATTACACCACCGACCGGATGTTCGTGGTTGCGGCCGGCGCCGTCGATCACGACGCCTTTGTCAAACAGGTCGAAGAGCGCTTTGCCTCGCTTCCGACCCAGCCTTCTGCCGCACCCGTGATGGACGTCGCCCGCTATACGGGCGGCGAAGCCCGCGAAGAGCGCGACCTGATGGACACGCAGGTCCTGCTCGGTTTCGAGGGTAAGGCCTACCACATGCGCGACTTCTACTGTTCGCAGATCCTGGCCAATATCCTCGGCGGCGGCATGTCGTCGCGCCTGTTCCAGGAAGTTCGCGAAATTCGCGGCCTCTGCTACTCGGTCTATGCCTTCCACTGGGGCTTTTCCGATACCGGCATCTTCGGCATTCATGCCGCAACCGGCGGAGACAACCTGCCGGAACTGGTGCCCGTCATCATCGATGAATTGCGCAAGGCGTCGCAGCATATCGACGAACAGGAAATCGAGCGCTCGCGGGCACAGATCCGGGCGCAGCTTCTGATGGGCCAGGAAAGCCCCGCCGCCCGCGCCGGCCAGATCGCCCGGCAGATGATGCTGTATGGCCGCACCATTCCGAACCAGGAAATGATGGAGCGGCTAGCCGGCATCACGACCCAGCGGCTGACCGACCTCGCCGGACGCCTGTTCTTCGACACGGCGCCGACGCTCTCTGCCATCGGACCGGTCGAGAAGCTGGTTTCGCTCGACGAGATCGCCGGGGCGCTCAGCACCCAGCCGAAAGGTGCCCGCAAGGCTGCCGGCTGA